In Leptospira saintgironsiae, the DNA window TTGAATCTTCTTTGATCGCCTTTACGAAAGAAATACCATTCATGTTTGGCATATTCATGTCGCTTACCACCAGATCCACTTTCCCTTCTTTTAATTTCTCCAAACCTTGTAGTCCGTCTTCTGCCTCGATTACGGAAAAGGAAGCCTGGGAAAGATGGAGGGTAAGTATCTTTCTGAATACGGCTGAATCATCTACGATTAAGATTTTTTTCATATTCTCCTTCTTTTCATTCTCACTGAATGGGTAATAATAATTCGCTCATGACACAAAGACGCACCTGTTCTCCAGTGTGGTCCTTTGCATTATGAATAAAGAATAAACCGTTATGTTTTCTGAGGATTTGGTCTACTGCGGTAAGTCCCAAACCAAGACCGAATCTTTCTAAATGAGATACACTTTCTACAGGCGGATGAATACGGAAGAATGGTTGTAAAACAAGGTTTTCATGTTTTTCGTCCACACCTCCGTAAGGTTTTTCATCTACTATATTTTTTACTACAATGCAGAAATAACCTTGGTTGATACTAGTGAAAACTTCTAAAGAGGTTTTGGGTGCGCAGTACTTATACGCATTTAAGATCACTTCTTCCAGAGCGAGAAGGATTAGATCGGCTTCAATATCCAGATCCACTTCCTTTTTCAAAACGGGCAAAGCAAGTCTAAGAGATTTTTTTTCAAGATAAGGTATAATGAACTCGCTGGAATGTTTAATCTTCTCAACAAGTTCGGATGATTTGATCTTCTGTTTCTCCAGATTTCGATTAATAATCTCTAATAGTTGGGTAAGACCTTTGAGTAGATTTTTAGTGATTTCCTGGTTTTCTATTACCAGGTTCATCATACTTTTATTAATTAAATAATTATCTCCATCTTCCTTCATTTCTACTTTGATCATATCCAAAAGACTGATGATAGCACCAATCCCTGATCCTTGAGAAAGGGAAGTCTGCAATGAATGTATGGAGGATTTTTCCCAGGACTCATCTCCTGCCTTTCTTCTGGTTTCTTTATAAGTCAGCCATTCCAGCTGGTTTCTGAGTTTAAGACTTTCTGCTTCTAGGATAGCGGTCTCGCTAGCCTTTAAAAAACGATAATCTACAGCCTTGCTTAATGCTTTCTGGAATTGATCAGGAAGAATTGGTTTGATTATATAATCGAATACACCTAGTTTCATTACCTCGATCACAGTATCAGTGGAGTCGAGTGCGGTTTGAACAAGTACGGTTGCATCTGGTTGGAATTCCTTCAATCTTTGAATGAAAGTAGGGCCATCCATCACAGGCATCATAAGATCTACTATATAAAAGGAATATTTATTGGCCTTTGCCATCTCCAATGCTTCTTCTCCATTGGAAGCAGACTGGTATTGTATACCAAACTCAT includes these proteins:
- a CDS encoding response regulator, whose product is MKKILIVDDSAVFRKILTLHLSQASFSVIEAEDGLQGLEKLKEGKVDLVVSDMNMPNMNGISFVKAIKEDSNHKFVPIIMLTTESQDDLKTEGLKAGAKAWLTKPFSPEELLKTIQVLLV
- a CDS encoding ATP-binding response regulator, encoding MTNSTSSVIKNKQERKSVVRDPILIVEDKLENTLMLEALCDEFGIQYQSASNGEEALEMAKANKYSFYIVDLMMPVMDGPTFIQRLKEFQPDATVLVQTALDSTDTVIEVMKLGVFDYIIKPILPDQFQKALSKAVDYRFLKASETAILEAESLKLRNQLEWLTYKETRRKAGDESWEKSSIHSLQTSLSQGSGIGAIISLLDMIKVEMKEDGDNYLINKSMMNLVIENQEITKNLLKGLTQLLEIINRNLEKQKIKSSELVEKIKHSSEFIIPYLEKKSLRLALPVLKKEVDLDIEADLILLALEEVILNAYKYCAPKTSLEVFTSINQGYFCIVVKNIVDEKPYGGVDEKHENLVLQPFFRIHPPVESVSHLERFGLGLGLTAVDQILRKHNGLFFIHNAKDHTGEQVRLCVMSELLLPIQ